In Solanum lycopersicum chromosome 3, SLM_r2.1, the genomic stretch taagtaaaattacTTGCTTCAAGTTACCATAGATAAAACCGCAGAAACTGTGAAATTAGGTTTTAGCCTAACTCACACCctaaaaactagctcaaatGGAGGATGATTGTTCAAGCCTTATAAGGATTCCACCTATCTCATTAGCCACCGATATGGGACTTtggtcattctttaacaccccacctcacgcttagtgcttagcatctggtaCATGGACAATTTTGATTTCGGAGAGtccaacatcgggtgagacgggCCTTACTTTGATGCCAtatgaaattaggtcttaggcctaactcacactccaaaagctagctcaaaggaaAGAGGATTGTCCAAACCTTATAAGGAATCCATTATCTCGTTAACCACCGACGTGGGACTTTTATCATTTCTTTAACAGAaacttataatattaattataaccTATAGTTCATCAGTCCTTTGCTTACTTTCTATTTCACTTAGTTACGAGCAAGTTGAAGTGTATTACATAGATTGACAAAAGACATCTAGAATTAGTTAGAAGGTAACACAATGTATATAATTGATTAAAAGAGAATTTAAAAAGTGGTATtgctatttttaaatttatatgatacaatttatttttatcgagttaaaatttataaagtgGTCCTCGTGttgaattttagttatttagaAGAAGTCCATCAAAGTGTACTTTTCtatttaacaaatttaattattatagaaTAATTTCTCGAAGATGatgaaatattgaaattgttttatttttcttaaattcataataattatattatataaatatagaaaataatataaaataaaataaaattcaaagcGTGTGGTGAAGGAAATTGCAGTAGAAGTCTAATGAGGAAAACTGTTGTGGGGACCAACAGTAGACGTGGCCCCTGCCGTATTCCACATTTCAAAACCCCATGCAAATTGCGTCCGTATACTGTCCTTGTCCACGCTTAGCTTTCTTCGTTTTTTTATGTTggttaaacaaaataaaatttgaattattaagtagaaattaataaaattctgttttctattatttttaattcaacttttctcgtttaaatcataaaattcagCACCTATTTGGATTAAGCTTAAAAACCCAACTTTTAAGTTAAGAAATAAACAATAAAGAGAGTCTGTCttatgatttcaattttttttaaaaattattttaattttgccAAAAACTCTCAAAAACTTaaactaacttaaaaataaatttgatcgaCTTTTAAATCAATTCAAACAGACCGTAAGAATATTATAGTATATTGTATAAATATGTATgctaaatttaaaaatgttctATACTTTTCCTATGTCAGATTAAAGCAGACAAACTACCTAAAACATAAAGGAATTGTATTTTAGCATTTAATTCTTTACTAGCCAATAATTGATTGGGAAAACTAAAGAACCCTaacaaactttaaatttaaagcAAACGTGTTAATATTATAACTAAAATATTAGAGCGACCTCTTTTATTATATCCTTAGTTTCGATAGGTTTGCATGAATGTCTGAATAGATATTTCCTTTGTTcctaattacttatttattttgataatttttttatttattatattctcaattaattattttgaaaaaggtaaaattttttgaaaatcttaaaatttatttcatctactttataattaataagagtaaaatgataaacttaCTATGTCAACAATTGTATTCTTAATATGTGTCAATTCAAGAGTAGATAACTTATtagagaaaaaataacaatCCCTATATATGGGGCTATATAAATTGGAcaacttttacatatagcaaacataaaattcatatttgtatgctataataaagtttgcataattgcactacataacaaacatataaatgtataattcactacatatatacaattgaagtgaattgtataaaacgaagtgtgtaaaatgagaaagagaaagaaactTAGAAAGAGGAgtatataaaacgaattgtataattaCAAGTATATAgaactattatatataatttgaatttgtataaaatgtgaaagagaaaaaggcaaaagagacttggacagggaacatacaattgaatcgaattgtataaaacgaaaaagagaaaaattatacaATTCGAATTttataaaacgaaaaagagagaaaggcaaaagaaactgggcaagggagtatttttattgtatgattataaatgtataggatgaaaatatatgtatttacatgtgtatatacaatcttctctcattttatacaaacagaattgcaatttatacattttgcttctgtttgtataagtgagagaggcgacggtggcaagcgagattagggagagtggcgagcgagatctagGAGAGGGGAGAGatgggaacaaaaatatatgtatttatacaatttcctctgtttttatacaaatagaaacaaattttatacactaatgtttgtataaaagtggaAGAAAGCAAGCGAGAGAGAAGAGTGGCGAGCGAAAGTTTGAGAGAAAGAGGTGACTGGCAACCAATTTGCTacaaaacacaattaaatcaaagaataattatattatttattaatttgtcattatatacaatttttctatttaaattacACCTCATGACAACAATATGGTGATAGATAAGAATTCAAATAATGAAGAATATGTcacaatttgaagaaaaaagattttagttGTTACTATGCACATAACCTCAGCCCTCAAGTTGACCAGCTTTGCAGCTCATGCTTATTAAAAAGAGCAGTACCATACTCAATTATTTCCGTATACAAGATGTTGACTCCAACATGTGTCGTGTTTACATAGAAGAAAATTGTCATTTGCCTTGCCTGCTCATTTTCAACTTTTCCACACCCTCCATTtgttatttatcttttcttatGTTTGCCTCCTTTTTCTTCACCCCACAACATTTCTAATTTCTTCCACTCTTTCCCATTATCAAGGCACTGATGTTAAAACTTGAAAAGACCACGATACGATTCCTTTCATACTACACTCCAACAAATTGCTACTtgtatatcatttttaaaaggTACTAGAAAGAGAATTGCAAGGTGCCAGAATGTCATTGAAAAGAAGTATTCATGTTATTTCTTATACTTCATGAATTGAGAGtctattgaaataaaaaaaaactctctaCCTCCTAATTTAGGACAAGGTTGAGTGCTTTCTACTCTCACCAGAATCCACTCATTAGATTACACTAGGTATATTATTCTTTGTTAGTATGTCATAAAAACACGGGTGGAGCTAGGGGAATTATGATGTTCATCTGAACACCTTTGccagaaaattatattgtatattcttaggtcaattattatttctttatgtaCACTTAACGGCAAACCCCATTAActtcttatatatttaattctttcatattttgaatttcCGTGAAGACACACATAGGAGACAAGCGTCAAGACCATGTTGATCAGTGCGTGCacagaaaaagaaacaaaatgaagatgaaataattcaaaatatatactGTTGAAAATAATATTCGTATTGAATTTGCAGATCTCATCCATCGTCATAAAGAAATAATGATCGTGGATGCAATTGTATTTTGACGTTTGCCAGCAGCTGACTTAAAATCCTATATCAGTCTTTCGATACAAAAAACATCTCAAATTTGTGCTTGTAAATTGTTTTGGTAAACAAAGTGCAACTATTTTCCTTCAACATAATTGAAACTAATATATGCATATGCAAGAATTAGTGGGACTTCACATTGGCCCTAAAGAATTATTGATGCAAAATTCTGAATGATCTTCATTTATTCAGAAAGAATAGCCAGGTTTGTTGAGTCAAACCTGAAAGCTTACAAGCTCACGGGTACTCGAAGCCCATCATAGCTGAGTTGCACATCGACGCCTTCTGTTTCCCTCAGTTTCAGTAGCCTTTCAGTTACAACTTCATGGTCCATGAGATGCATCATGCcttcaaataacataaaaacatgTGCTTGTTAACTGTGAAGCAGTTCGTGATGTGCATCAAATTTCAATCACTATTTGATGTATCGGCATTATAATATTGGTATTAACCAAGTCATTCATATAATTGTAGTGTAAAAATCTTCCTCAAAGATAAATAAAAGCTCTGGTATTTGAAGATTTACTATGGTATGAAAGGCACAAGCTGAAGGAGGATACTAAAAGTCTAGCCTATCATGTACAgaagtaaaatagaaaaaagaaagaaccaACATAGGCATGGGCACAAAAAATTGAGAAGAGATAACTAAAATACGAAAAGAACAAACCAACATACCAGTGAAAAGTGTTctttttggtttgattttcCGCACTTCCTCCAGAGCCTTCAATTGTTATTATGGAAATGTCAATGACAGAATGTATATTATTCAACTGTTAAAAGCTCTTGATATACCACTGCCCCCAAGCCAGCccaaaatagattaaaaataaataaattggagCTCACCCTTGGAAGTCCAAAATGTGTTGCAGAAGACCTATCTGGTCGCAAAGCATCCTAAAAATGTGACAAGAAATTGGTTAGTTGGTTTAGCATTTAACATTAATCAATTGCTGGATAAAGGATCGCAGAATTCAAAggattagagagagaaagaccAACCATGATAAGGAGTTCACAGTCCTGTAGAAGTGGGTAAGTTTCTTCTGGTATATCACTTACATCGCTAGTAAAGGCAAGTCGGGGTAGGAGAGAAGGAAAACGTTAGTGGCTGAGGTTCATGCCTGCTGATGAAAACTTCAAAATCAGAGAATAGGTTTACCTGATATAACATGTATTCCCAAATCGAAAGCCCAAAGAACGATAACCAGAACCATGCCAGACTGGTAAAGGAATTACCTACTAGGGACCATGGGAACCATTAGGCATGATAATAACAAAGCCATGATAACTAACCATTTCAACTTATAACGCACAAATAATCAGAAGACCGATGGAAGGATTAACCAAATTGTGAGAGAGACAACGATAACTACAGAAAGCCCAAGTCAAAAGAAGTACATGCACACCTTGTACATCATATTAGTGTTGTACAATTTCTCTATCCATATAGCATGTATATAGGTAACTGGTAAGCATGAGTTTTCTTAAACAATAAGCTACAGTTTTTCATAGCCTTGTCTAAGTTATTTACCACAGATTCATGACAACGGCAAATTTTTTGCCTCTCACTGCATCCTCCCTGAGATGCTACCCTCACTAGGACTTTGAGCAATTGGAAATTAAATGCATTCAAGTTGCTACAGGTCAGGCGGTCACAAcaatttaaatcttaaatcaaAGTCTACACTTTATAGTGTCATGGCCAAGTACTCATGTTTTGACAAAAAGGATTACCTACACAAATATTATAGTAAGAAGCTAGGATTCCAGCCAAATAATAAGTGCAAAAATATGATCCGCACGAAAACAAGAGGGTCAAAATATCACTTACGTTGGAAAACAGTTGCTATAGACATAGTAGCACATCCTTTAgcagtaaaatatttaaaaaggtaCTAATGAATCAAACAAAATCAACTAGTAGAGTAAGAAGCCTCAACCTTAAGATCATGTACAACGAATGGATCTTCCTTTATGATGTTAAATTGCAACTCTGAGACTGCAGCTCCCGGGATGATATTACTTTTGTCTATCAAATAATAGTGAGTTTTCTTCATCACCTGAAATGAAAGAACAATTTGCAAATCCTGAGctgataaaaataacattttctgGAGCAAGTTGCTATCTCAGAGTGGCAAAAGAATACCAGTGAACTATAAAACAAATATCGTAATTTCTGAGAATTCCAGCCAgtagctaaaaataaaaatccttcAGCAGAAGGACATGATTCAATATGTAATGATTGTTGGACAGTCCCATCAACCTAGCTTAGCACTTCAATAACGATGTATCATCGTGCATTCTTGCAACCTGgttgttatatatatagaatcTACAAGTTGAATCTTTTCAGCTAGGACaagttctttatttatttataattttcttgaaCTTACACTGCAATTTGCTCAGTAATACAAACTAACACATGACTAAAGTATTAGCTATCAAGAAAATGATAAAGGCTGAATGGATTCAATTCTGCAATCACTCAGCTAACCAAGAGATGCTAAAAATTAGATGATGCATTCTCATTTAGAGGCACGAATGTTTGTATCTGTAGCTTCATGATGAGATAACAAGCACTGCATCTAATAAATTTCAGATGAACTCAGACCTCAAAGTCACGACTGGCCACATAAATTGGAACGGAGGGCTGGACATTGTTAGTCCAATCGCGAAGATCATCCATACCTGCAGTAGTGTGTGCACTTTGCTTAGATATAGAGAGAAAGGAGAACTTTTGGGGGGTATGGGGGTAGGGTGCACCGAATGGACAGGAAAAGACATATCCACATTGCACTAAACGTCACAAGTGATTTTATCAGAGACCTCCAATTGCATCAGCATGAGAATGAGTAATAATGACCGCGTCAAGTGTTCTTATCCTGACACAGAAAAACTAGACACGAGTAAGTCCTACGGAACATAAGCAACAAGTTATGaagtttttttactttaaagGGGCAGAAAGCCAATACTTCAAAGTATCTAATTcatgaaaggaaaaaatagaaggAAACAGTTAATCCTAGAAAAATAACCACTGAAGTTCTGTTGTCTCGACCATTTAACTTAGCAAGTTCAAAATCATTTCAAAGCACTAGTATCTGTAGCTTCATAATGAGATAATCATTTCAGagtaaaacaaattaatatatgaaGTCAAGTGGAAGTGGCTTACCCATAAGCGGGAAACCATTTCATAGCACTATGGTAGAAGAACCTGGATCACACATAGAGAAAATGCTCTTAGACAATAAGGAACTAGAATCTAATGAGTTTTGTTTTCCccacatatatatttatctgGAAAACTTTTGTGGTAACCCGACATGAAGCTACATAAGCATATAATTGAATCAGGATTAACTAAGTTTACGGAACAAACAAAATATTACCCCATTCCGACTTACACAACATCAGTAAGATTATGAGTTATCTCAGAACTAACAGAAACACAAACGCATTCACAAAAAATTATGATCTAAAAGTCTCTAACATACTTGCCAACATCTATAAGAAAGTTACGATTGCCGGAGGGCCTGGAGTGGCGAATAAGGATGCTGGTGTTCAGTCTCCTATTTTTGCTACCCGGTTCAGCAGCTTTTGAGCACACCTGTAATAGAACATTAACAAAGCCATATAGTCTAACCACTAATTGTAATTCGAAAAACTacactaaaacacaaaaaagGATGCTGTATTAGGTTTCTCAGGCTTACGGGGCACGTTTTCACGGGGTTAGTGAGACAGCTCACTCGTGGAATTCCTTCACTTGTTCCTGTTCCCAAAAATATTAGCTCAGATTGATTTGTAGATATCTCAGCTCCATTTGGAGAATTTGCAGAACCTGTAACATGATTAAAATTACTACCGACGTATGTGAAGAATCTAATGAACTGTAATACCGTTAGAATGACCAAAACGTAgcgaaaaatattgaaaaattggGAAGATACTTACTAGAATGAAGAGAAGCTGTGACGATGGGTTTGAATCGAGAAAAACTTTTTCTAGATATGGAGATTGAATTGTTATTGGTGAAAGAAAATTGACGAGTGAAACGAGTGATAGAAAAGAGTGAATGGGAAGGAGGACGAACAATTCCGAGAAATACCGCCATTTTGGCTTGTGATTTTGCAGTTCCGATGTAACTCCGGCAGCTAAACTCCTCGCTCCGGTTTCGTTTCAACTGTTAGATTTGTAAGAACAAAACGGTTGTAAACGAAAAATAGAGGCTCTCGCCCAGCCTTAATTATCGTTTTGGGCCGGCCCATTAGGAAAAAAGTCGGGAAAAATTCAATTTcccttatttaaaatataatcagttgttttaaaagtatttaaaacATAACCAAGAGTTGATTTTACTTGCATGTTTGAACCATCTGATAAGTGGCTCATCTTCTCCTTCTCCGCTTTATATGTTCAAACCAGCTCgatcttatttttctttaaacttttaaagttaaattgaatcaatattgctttatttttaaatctagTTGGACATTCTATAAACTAGATTGAAGtcattatatatattcttattatttttttctaaagtcAAAGAGACATAAGAATACATTGAAAAGTAGTAATTCACACTTTTTCTTATACTGGACATGCAGTTGGGGCATGGGAGAAATattcattaataaattaatcaatgaCGTATTACTGATTTCCTATCCATTCCATACGTACAATATTAGATTTCTAATGTTAAGTCAAATATACAACAGAATAAAAGATAGTTTTCCAAtgttttatgtatataaatttGCTTATTCGGCCTTGTACCTCTAGTTTATAtaacacttttttcttttttttagaaattcaaaTTGTGTAGACTTTTTAAAACTATACTTTTTCATCTGATGACAAGAagaatatcatttatttttaaatattagttaaCGTGATTCTCGGATATAAATGTCCATGGCTCTACTTCTTCCGGTCTACAATTTGGAAGAAGTAGAGTCATGGACACATTTGTCCATCCGCTTCTAGATTGGGCCTACACTGATGCAAAGTCAATGGTCCAGTTTTTCGGTTTACCCGTTCAGGCCCAACTTGAGATATGGTCTCTGCATCATTGCTAGTAACTTTCGATAAAATTTCACGTGTTGCTTTGATCTTAAATTATTGTTCCTTGTGAAATATTATGATacgaaaaaatatatctatatctCACGGAAAAATTACTTGTTGAATATAACCTGGTAACTTCTTCCCATCATTAATTTAACGCGTGCGAAGAAGAATGgtccattttacttttctaaCTTATGTATAACACATTCAGGAACCAACTTTGCACATGGGAAAAGTTAAACATTCCTTTTGTTTGgtccaattttcttttatttagtctgtttaaaaaaatgttttttttaaaatgatattattttaattttaatttttcacctaatatatttaaggtcattaaattaaaagatattttgatataattttaatttaaaattataagattagAAAGTCTCATTCCATTCTTTAAActtcaatttaaattaaattaaatcttttttttttttaaataaagggaGTGTATTAGTCATTATGTCTCTAATAACTTCACTCATGCTCCAGTGATTATTTTAACACCATGTCaaacatatatattcaaattaaataattaatttaataatattttttttctattttatttaaaaatttattcaaaagaaTAGATTGAAATTATGAGTCTCACGTATTAGCAATTTTTATAAACTATATGAAGCAATAAAGTCTATTGATCCATCTatagattaatttttaataCACTTAAAATTTGTCTTATAGGTGTTTaacaaacaataataatgacatgcttgatgaaaattagaATAAATCATCTCATTCTTTACAAAGTGacaaaaggataaaaaaaaaatattttatatcttgtatttatattcattaaaattaagaGAACAACTTAGTGCagtgagattttttttttctaaattaatttatatacatgatgaatgaatgttttacttcaaataatgagaattttaaaatattaacaaaagttagtaatatatattacaGTAATTTAACATGAGGTAGttaaatttttgattcttgatCATCTTATatgcaaatatatttatttacctatttgtaaagttattttttaacttttttttttaatttcaatttagtatatattagtattaatttcttttattttgaagtaCATTAATTTGAGTCAAAATGCaggtgaaaaataattaattcataataaatttttatattaaaagtaaaCACTTTAGATAAGCATAACGAACGGAAAAAACATTAAGATTAAATTTAAGTAATGGTGAAATagaataatttttgttataattcaattattgttAGTacgaaattatatttttaccttgatcgttaatttttattagaatgaaattaaattttaatctttGGTCCTTCCACTtggctcttctatataatagaaaaatgaaaTGTAGTTGCCATCTTCAACTAAAAGATGGGATATGTTAGAAGTGTTTGGCTTGGAGtttttgtattcatttcaattcatgGCTATGGCAATATTAGACTATTTGAAGCTTCTTCTCGTGTCATACAAACACCCGATCACATATATCGCACTGCTTATCATTTTCAACCTGCTAAGTATTGGATGAATGGTAATATCAGTCATTGATTAatcaaaaagtgaagaaaataaatagatgATCATTTCTACCTTGTGCCATATAATCCtaattctttttgttgttttgtgtTGTCAATGGTGATCAAATTTACAATTGTTGGTTTTCGTTCCGCAGATCCTAATGGTAAGTTTCTCAAAGTTAGTTTGTGTTTGGTACGACAAAAGTCATTCATGAAAATCGTTATGCATGCAGGACCAGTGATATACATGGGGATTTACCATTTGTTCTATCAGTACAATCTTTACGATGCACAAACAGGTAACATTGTATGGGGCCATTCCACATCCACTGATCTCGTCAACTGGACTCCTCAGCCGCCGGCGCTTCTCCGATCAGAGCCTTACGATTTCAAAGGCTGTTTTACCGGTTCTACAACTCTTCTCTCTGGCGGAAAACCGGCAGTTCTCTACACCGGCTTAGATTTCTCCGGTATCCAGGTACA encodes the following:
- the LOC101265013 gene encoding putative hydrolase C777.06c isoform X2, whose translation is MAVFLGIVRPPSHSLFSITRFTRQFSFTNNNSISISRKSFSRFKPIVTASLHSSSANSPNGAEISTNQSELIFLGTGTSEGIPRVSCLTNPVKTCPVCSKAAEPGSKNRRLNTSILIRHSRPSGNRNFLIDVGKIRTLDAVIITHSHADAIGGMDDLRDWTNNVQPSVPIYVASRDFEVMKKTHYYLIDKSNIIPGAAVSELQFNIIKEDPFVVHDLKVIPLPVWHGSGYRSLGFRFGNTCYISDVSDIPEETYPLLQDCELLIMDALRPDRSSATHFGLPRALEEVRKIKPKRTLFTGMMHLMDHEVVTERLLKLRETEGVDVQLSYDGLRVPVSL
- the LOC101265013 gene encoding putative hydrolase C777.06c isoform X1, which gives rise to MAVFLGIVRPPSHSLFSITRFTRQFSFTNNNSISISRKSFSRFKPIVTASLHSSSANSPNGAEISTNQSELIFLGTGTSEGIPRVSCLTNPVKTCPVCSKAAEPGSKNRRLNTSILIRHSRPSGNRNFLIDVGKFFYHSAMKWFPAYGIRTLDAVIITHSHADAIGGMDDLRDWTNNVQPSVPIYVASRDFEVMKKTHYYLIDKSNIIPGAAVSELQFNIIKEDPFVVHDLKVIPLPVWHGSGYRSLGFRFGNTCYISDVSDIPEETYPLLQDCELLIMDALRPDRSSATHFGLPRALEEVRKIKPKRTLFTGMMHLMDHEVVTERLLKLRETEGVDVQLSYDGLRVPVSL